A section of the Candidatus Nomurabacteria bacterium genome encodes:
- a CDS encoding prepilin-type N-terminal cleavage/methylation domain-containing protein: MRSLGKKQSGFTLVETLVGVFVFLIIALGIYQGFASILALVQASRARTVASLLASEQVEIIRNLPYQQVGVVNGIPNGVLPHVQVFARGGITFTATTTVRNVDDPFDGTIGGNPNDINPADYKIVEVLVNCSICKLAQPLAFTTSVGPKSLETGSGNGALFIQVLDASGLPVAGADIHIENNQAGPAIVINDLTNNAGMLQLVDVPPGNLAYEISVTKSGYTSNQTRLPGAVGNPNPTIPHSTVLAGQVTQITLPIDLVSQFNFKAIRSNCSPVGSAAFNLRGDKLLGTSPSVYNYDQNHTLDGSGQRIVNNLEWDAYRLSITDAGYDLAGSVPLLPLTLPPNTEQDVSLVLASKSSNAVLITVKDSASGLPLADVSVELKRGSYDQTLLTDRGFFRQTDWSGGSGQTDSVDSSQYFSDDGNVDTAGLLGQLRLRSVFGNYAPSGVLTSSTFDTGSDSESNFYNLSWNPSTQIGATTSLRFQIATTQDSATSTWDYLGPDGTADTYYTVSGESINPVHSGDRFLRYRVYLSTTDTAMTPALADVAVTYGSGCLPFGQVFFNGLVSASDYDLTVSKSGYQTYHNDAVSLTNPWQSLDIPLLLQ; encoded by the coding sequence ATGAGATCTCTTGGAAAGAAGCAAAGTGGTTTCACTTTGGTGGAAACCTTGGTCGGGGTATTTGTCTTCCTTATTATTGCCCTGGGTATTTATCAGGGTTTCGCTAGTATCCTCGCTTTGGTTCAAGCCTCACGTGCCCGAACAGTGGCCTCACTTCTAGCCAGTGAACAGGTCGAGATTATTCGTAACTTACCCTACCAGCAAGTTGGTGTGGTTAATGGCATCCCGAATGGCGTTCTTCCCCATGTCCAAGTCTTTGCACGGGGCGGGATCACTTTTACGGCGACTACAACTGTTCGTAATGTTGATGATCCATTTGACGGCACGATTGGTGGTAATCCGAATGATATTAATCCGGCCGATTATAAGATCGTCGAAGTGTTGGTGAATTGTTCAATTTGTAAACTGGCTCAACCGCTCGCGTTTACCACTAGTGTGGGCCCGAAAAGTCTGGAGACGGGAAGTGGTAATGGCGCGCTATTTATCCAGGTGTTGGATGCTAGCGGCTTACCGGTGGCGGGCGCAGATATTCACATTGAAAATAATCAGGCTGGTCCAGCCATTGTTATCAACGATCTTACGAATAATGCCGGCATGCTTCAGCTTGTCGATGTGCCACCGGGGAATCTCGCTTACGAGATTAGTGTGACCAAGAGTGGTTATACCAGCAATCAGACCCGTCTACCGGGTGCGGTTGGTAATCCTAACCCGACGATACCCCACTCCACCGTGCTCGCCGGGCAGGTGACTCAGATTACTTTGCCCATTGATCTCGTTAGTCAGTTCAATTTTAAGGCGATCAGGAGTAACTGTTCCCCTGTGGGTAGTGCGGCTTTCAATCTACGGGGGGACAAATTACTTGGGACGAGTCCATCGGTTTACAATTACGACCAGAACCACACGCTTGATGGTTCTGGACAGAGAATAGTGAATAATTTAGAGTGGGACGCGTATCGTTTAAGCATTACGGATGCTGGTTATGACTTGGCGGGGTCTGTCCCACTCTTGCCGCTGACGCTTCCACCTAATACTGAGCAAGATGTTTCATTGGTTCTCGCGTCGAAGAGCTCCAATGCGGTTTTGATTACCGTGAAAGATAGTGCCAGTGGTTTACCGCTCGCTGATGTTTCGGTCGAGCTGAAGCGCGGTAGTTACGACCAGACCTTGCTTACGGATCGTGGTTTTTTCCGACAAACAGATTGGTCTGGTGGCTCGGGACAGACGGATTCTGTCGATAGCAGTCAGTATTTCAGTGACGATGGTAATGTGGACACGGCTGGACTGCTCGGACAGCTACGTTTGCGGTCGGTGTTTGGTAACTATGCTCCAAGCGGCGTCCTTACTTCTTCGACATTTGATACGGGTTCTGATAGTGAAAGTAATTTCTATAATTTGAGCTGGAATCCCTCAACACAGATTGGCGCGACAACGAGTCTTAGATTCCAAATTGCCACCACTCAAGACAGCGCGACTAGCACTTGGGATTATCTTGGCCCAGACGGTACGGCCGATACGTACTACACTGTTTCTGGTGAGAGCATCAATCCTGTTCATAGCGGTGACCGTTTCCTGCGCTATCGGGTATATTTATCTACGACCGATACAGCCATGACACCCGCGCTTGCCGATGTGGCCGTTACCTATGGTTCCGGTTGTTTGCCCTTTGGCCAGGTTTTTTTCAATGGTCTGGTCTCGGCCAGTGATTATGATTTGACGGTGAGTAAGTCGGGTTATCAGACTTATCACAATGACGCCGTGTCTCTGACCAATCCTTGGCAGTCCCTCGATATCCCACTTTTATTGCAATGA
- a CDS encoding type II secretion system protein, which yields MINKFHKNGFTLVEILVVTAIIVIVSLVLVNFQIGIFRQNNFLANSLTGEQDARLVIGHLVAELREAVPSEAGAYPITLADKDRLTFYSDVDHDGLHDRLRYFLATTTLMRGVLKPTGAPLVYVEGNEKISPVITNVVNPAAQIFSYYDQNYAGTSTALTLPLNIPDVRLVKVSLMIEADPNRSPAPVTYEGQVSIRSLKDNL from the coding sequence ATGATTAATAAATTTCACAAAAACGGTTTTACTCTAGTAGAGATTTTGGTTGTTACCGCGATTATCGTGATTGTCTCGCTTGTGTTGGTAAATTTTCAGATCGGTATTTTCCGCCAGAACAACTTTCTTGCGAATAGTTTAACAGGCGAGCAAGACGCTCGATTAGTTATCGGGCATTTGGTTGCCGAATTGCGAGAGGCGGTTCCTTCCGAAGCGGGAGCTTATCCAATTACGCTTGCCGATAAGGACAGGCTTACTTTCTATAGCGATGTTGATCATGATGGACTTCATGATCGGCTCCGCTATTTCTTAGCGACGACAACCCTGATGCGAGGGGTTTTGAAACCGACGGGTGCCCCGCTAGTTTATGTGGAAGGAAATGAGAAGATTAGTCCAGTGATTACAAATGTCGTGAATCCAGCTGCTCAAATTTTTTCTTATTACGATCAGAATTATGCTGGCACTAGCACGGCACTTACCCTTCCTCTTAATATCCCAGATGTGCGCCTGGTGAAGGTTTCTCTGATGATTGAAGCTGATCCGAATCGCTCGCCCGCTCCGGTGACTTACGAAGGGCAGGTTTCCATTCGTAGTTTGAAAGATAATTTATGA
- a CDS encoding triosephosphate isomerase, whose protein sequence is MKTKLIVANWKLNPDSPREARELFTSVKRVATKLRKVETVICAPVIFLPLLKPQQKLFLGAQDTFWAREGAWTGQISPGMVRKSSVQYVILGHSEKRATGDSDAIINQKLKLALAEGLRVILCVGEKERDTHGEYLNIIREQLNAALLKIPKKFSAQIVIAYEPIWAIGEQARSSDTPHDFLQQAIFIRKVLSHWCGHAPALTIPVLYGGSVDGKNAAGFLQEGQADGLLVGRSSLRSDIFNQILKTANALA, encoded by the coding sequence GTGAAAACTAAATTAATTGTCGCCAACTGGAAACTTAATCCTGATTCGCCACGGGAAGCACGGGAGTTATTCACAAGCGTGAAGCGGGTAGCGACCAAACTTCGGAAAGTGGAGACGGTTATCTGCGCTCCGGTCATATTTCTACCTCTTTTGAAGCCCCAGCAGAAACTGTTCTTGGGGGCCCAAGACACTTTCTGGGCACGAGAGGGGGCTTGGACAGGGCAAATTAGTCCGGGAATGGTACGGAAAAGTAGTGTGCAGTATGTGATTCTGGGCCACTCGGAGAAGCGGGCGACCGGTGATTCGGACGCAATCATTAATCAGAAATTGAAGCTAGCTTTGGCCGAGGGCTTGAGAGTGATTCTGTGTGTGGGCGAGAAGGAGCGTGATACTCACGGCGAATATCTGAATATTATCCGCGAACAATTAAACGCCGCTTTGTTAAAAATTCCCAAGAAATTTTCGGCCCAGATTGTCATTGCTTATGAACCGATCTGGGCGATCGGGGAACAGGCGCGTTCAAGCGATACGCCTCATGATTTCCTCCAGCAGGCGATTTTCATCAGGAAAGTTTTGAGCCATTGGTGCGGACACGCTCCCGCCCTAACAATCCCTGTGCTCTATGGTGGCTCGGTGGATGGGAAAAATGCCGCCGGTTTCCTCCAAGAAGGTCAGGCTGATGGCTTACTTGTTGGTCGTTCATCATTGCGTTCCGATATTTTTAATCAAATCTTAAAGACAGCGAATGCTTTGGCTTGA
- the pgk gene encoding phosphoglycerate kinase, translated as MLWLDDISRDALRNRRVLLRLDLNVPVLHGAVQDDFRIRRTVPTVKKLLDSGTQLIILSHFGKEKESLAPVAKYLEQFFPVLFVSNLATIPPSTKWPMGVAVVLENLRQNAGEEMNSSDFSSQIAAQGDIFVNEAFSVSHRAHASIIGLPNLLPSYAGSGFAEEVKQLSQLFQPEKPLAVIVGGVKFGTKLPLVRKFLNIADKIFVGGALAHNFFKLKGYEIGLSVWDDSVRDLDDLLMDERVILPSEVLVRQNDYVGVTTPDKVQADGMIVDAGPAVLGQLAELVNDSQTILWNGPLGNYEDGYADATLDLARLLAGHGARVVIGGGDTIAAVEKLNLFDRFRFVSTGGGAMLDFLAEATLPGIKALEESAKKFGVGF; from the coding sequence ATGCTTTGGCTTGACGACATTTCTCGAGATGCCTTGCGAAATCGACGAGTTTTACTTCGGCTCGATTTGAATGTTCCTGTCTTGCATGGAGCGGTGCAAGATGATTTTCGGATTCGCCGGACCGTTCCCACGGTCAAGAAACTGCTTGATTCTGGCACCCAGCTGATTATTCTTAGTCATTTTGGTAAAGAGAAAGAAAGCCTTGCGCCGGTTGCGAAATATCTGGAGCAGTTTTTTCCTGTCCTTTTCGTTTCCAATCTTGCTACAATCCCGCCAAGTACGAAATGGCCGATGGGTGTGGCGGTGGTGCTGGAGAATCTGCGGCAAAACGCTGGCGAAGAAATGAATTCTTCGGATTTCTCGAGTCAGATTGCGGCGCAGGGGGATATTTTTGTTAACGAAGCTTTCTCGGTTTCCCACCGGGCTCACGCTTCCATTATTGGTTTGCCGAATCTTTTGCCAAGCTACGCTGGGTCTGGATTTGCCGAGGAGGTAAAGCAACTTTCTCAACTTTTCCAACCGGAGAAACCATTGGCCGTGATTGTCGGTGGCGTGAAATTTGGCACCAAATTACCCCTGGTTCGGAAGTTTTTGAATATTGCCGACAAGATCTTTGTTGGCGGAGCGCTGGCGCACAATTTTTTCAAACTCAAAGGTTATGAGATTGGTCTCTCGGTTTGGGACGACAGTGTCCGCGACTTAGATGACCTATTGATGGACGAACGGGTTATTCTACCCAGTGAGGTTTTGGTGAGGCAGAATGATTATGTGGGTGTCACAACACCAGATAAGGTGCAAGCGGACGGAATGATTGTCGATGCGGGGCCGGCAGTCTTGGGCCAACTGGCGGAACTGGTGAATGACTCTCAGACCATACTCTGGAACGGTCCGCTCGGTAATTATGAAGATGGTTACGCCGATGCCACACTGGATCTAGCCCGCTTGCTGGCTGGGCACGGCGCGCGCGTGGTGATTGGTGGCGGTGACACTATTGCCGCGGTGGAGAAATTAAACTTGTTTGACCGTTTTCGCTTTGTCTCCACCGGCGGCGGTGCGATGTTGGATTTCTTGGCGGAGGCGACCCTGCCCGGGATTAAGGCGTTAGAGGAGAGCGCGAAGAAGTTTGGCGTTGGTTTCTAA
- a CDS encoding HIT domain-containing protein — MDSNCVFCKIVKKEIPAHIVYENESFLAFLDINPQSPGHVQVIPKQHHRWVWDVPNVGEYFETVRKIAKAQQKAFGIEGVWSRVTGEDVSHAHIWIFPDPRLAVGDKTDLETNAKLLRALL; from the coding sequence ATGGATTCGAACTGTGTTTTCTGCAAAATTGTGAAGAAGGAAATCCCGGCCCATATCGTTTACGAGAACGAAAGCTTCTTAGCCTTTCTGGACATCAACCCTCAATCCCCTGGCCATGTGCAAGTAATTCCGAAACAGCATCACCGCTGGGTCTGGGATGTGCCAAATGTGGGTGAATATTTTGAAACCGTTCGTAAAATTGCCAAAGCGCAACAAAAAGCCTTCGGAATTGAGGGGGTCTGGAGTCGAGTAACCGGTGAAGATGTCAGCCACGCTCATATCTGGATTTTCCCAGACCCACGCCTAGCCGTGGGCGATAAAACAGACTTAGAAACCAACGCCAAACTTCTTCGCGCTCTCCTCTAA
- the recJ gene encoding single-stranded-DNA-specific exonuclease RecJ, producing MISDLLNRLVTERGLILEPNYRRDISDPFLLSGMDRAVTRILGAIKTGEKVIIFADYDADGVPGAAVLSEFFKKVGFANFEVYIPNRHTEDYGLMAKSIREFAQNGAKLIITIDCAITNVVEVKLAGELGLDVIITDHHLPPEVLPPAFAIVNPKVPGDQYPDKMLCGAGVIFKVVQALVLRGGFEVGENWEKTLLDLVAIATISDRVPLAGENRALAKFGLMILQRTRRPGLLALFATGKIKRQFVTEDDIGFMIAPRLNAASRMSHASEAYFLLTTPDLSQAGTMAAHLEEKNNERKKLVEQILEAVENTSTSQELKDVIVVGNASWSPGVLGLAASKLAEKFGRSVFVWGGNNGEVKGSCRSDGTINLVELMRAAGGAEFFTAFGGHAAAGGFSLASGKVDELGPKLLAASKQVPKFVKAEEKNFDATVSLDEIGEEVWKTLEQLAPFGEGNPKPIFHFPNLEIVRAKTFGNGGIHLELSFKKTSGEIVCAIGFFTAMDKFKNVTLEVGRKIDLLATLEKSYFKTKPEIRLRIVDIR from the coding sequence ATGATTTCTGATTTGTTAAATCGGCTGGTAACGGAGCGCGGGCTTATTTTAGAACCAAATTATCGACGCGATATTTCTGATCCCTTTTTGTTGTCGGGGATGGATCGTGCCGTGACACGGATTCTTGGAGCAATAAAGACTGGTGAGAAAGTCATAATTTTTGCCGATTACGACGCCGACGGCGTGCCCGGAGCGGCCGTTCTTTCCGAATTTTTTAAGAAAGTGGGTTTTGCTAATTTTGAGGTTTATATCCCGAACCGCCACACGGAAGATTATGGCTTGATGGCGAAATCGATAAGAGAGTTTGCCCAAAATGGGGCGAAACTAATTATCACTATTGATTGCGCGATTACCAATGTGGTTGAAGTTAAGCTCGCGGGAGAGCTGGGTCTAGATGTGATTATTACTGACCATCACCTGCCGCCAGAAGTTTTGCCGCCAGCCTTTGCCATTGTGAATCCAAAAGTGCCGGGTGACCAGTATCCTGACAAGATGCTCTGTGGTGCGGGGGTTATTTTCAAGGTTGTTCAGGCGCTTGTCTTGCGTGGCGGTTTCGAGGTTGGTGAGAATTGGGAGAAGACCTTGCTTGATCTCGTTGCGATTGCGACGATCTCTGATCGCGTTCCACTGGCGGGAGAGAATCGGGCTTTGGCCAAGTTTGGTTTAATGATTCTCCAGCGCACACGCAGACCCGGTCTGCTCGCCCTCTTCGCAACGGGTAAGATTAAACGGCAATTTGTCACAGAGGACGATATTGGCTTTATGATTGCACCCCGCCTGAATGCCGCTAGCCGAATGAGCCACGCTTCCGAAGCTTATTTCTTGCTCACCACACCGGATCTAAGCCAAGCCGGGACGATGGCGGCCCATCTGGAGGAAAAAAATAATGAACGGAAGAAACTGGTGGAGCAAATTCTAGAAGCGGTTGAGAATACTTCTACTTCGCAAGAATTAAAGGATGTCATTGTGGTCGGCAATGCGAGCTGGTCGCCCGGTGTTCTTGGGTTGGCCGCGAGTAAGCTGGCGGAGAAGTTTGGCCGTTCCGTCTTTGTCTGGGGAGGAAATAATGGAGAAGTGAAGGGTTCTTGTCGTTCGGACGGCACTATTAATCTGGTGGAATTGATGCGCGCGGCCGGTGGAGCAGAATTCTTCACCGCTTTCGGTGGTCATGCGGCGGCCGGGGGTTTCTCACTTGCTTCGGGGAAGGTAGACGAGTTAGGGCCGAAATTACTGGCCGCCTCTAAGCAAGTTCCGAAGTTCGTAAAAGCGGAAGAGAAGAACTTTGATGCCACCGTTTCTCTCGATGAGATTGGCGAAGAGGTTTGGAAGACACTTGAGCAACTCGCGCCCTTCGGTGAAGGTAATCCTAAACCAATTTTCCATTTCCCTAATTTAGAAATTGTCCGAGCGAAAACTTTTGGCAACGGCGGGATTCATCTAGAGCTTAGTTTCAAGAAAACTTCGGGGGAGATTGTTTGCGCCATTGGTTTCTTCACAGCAATGGATAAGTTTAAGAATGTGACGCTGGAGGTTGGCCGGAAGATTGATTTACTCGCCACACTGGAGAAATCTTATTTCAAAACCAAACCAGAGATCAGATTGAGGATTGTGGACATCAGGTGA
- a CDS encoding ribonuclease HI family protein, protein MTKIILQTDGGARGNPGPAGAGVVVLSETGEILKTAKKFLGERLTNNEAEYLALLFGLENLPSLIGERGEAEVVVRLDSELVVKQLNGDYKVKEPRLKELAQGVKDLSHIFSAVTFTHIPREENKLADKLANEAMDLLS, encoded by the coding sequence ATGACGAAAATTATTTTACAGACTGACGGCGGTGCGCGTGGTAATCCGGGTCCGGCGGGCGCGGGCGTAGTAGTTTTAAGCGAGACCGGAGAAATTTTAAAAACAGCGAAGAAGTTCTTGGGTGAGAGGTTGACGAATAATGAAGCGGAATATTTGGCCCTCCTTTTCGGCCTAGAAAATTTACCAAGTTTGATTGGCGAGAGAGGGGAAGCTGAAGTGGTTGTGCGCCTAGACAGTGAACTGGTGGTGAAGCAGTTGAACGGCGATTACAAGGTGAAAGAGCCGAGGCTGAAAGAGTTGGCGCAGGGGGTTAAGGATTTGAGTCATATTTTTTCTGCTGTAACTTTCACGCACATCCCGCGAGAAGAGAATAAATTAGCAGACAAACTGGCCAATGAGGCGATGGACCTTCTTTCTTAG
- a CDS encoding ComEC/Rec2 family competence protein → MRRWTFFLSFFSGTAAGTMWRFDLALAGALVLAGIIFWFSHIFYYRSRSRVLFLATIFCFTFGLAAMRGTLSLGPVSRPLDVFVGEKVQLSGLISAEPDEREKTVRLTFTPDHSDEKIMLVAGKYPAHFYGERLVVRGKLDKPENFETDTGREFDYINYLAKDEVYYLINRPELESLGASGSWLVSARGQLFRFKNFFLTRLTSVLPEPHASLLGGIVIGAKRGLPDEWQDRFRVVGLSHVVVLSGYNITIVSEAVLKVFAFLPMLWGLAGGAGAILLFTLATGASTTAVRAAIMALVALLARATGRVYQSLDALFLAAFLMILIQPKVLLFDISFQLSFLATFGIIVGPPILQKYFQKVPERFGLREMTVTTISAQLFVLPWILYKLGQLSLVALPLNLLVLAFIPFTMLLGFLTFVFAPFAYLAYLFLAYDLWLVEIFAALPFAAVNISYFPLWLVALVYLAYFWFGYKKRARR, encoded by the coding sequence ATGAGGCGATGGACCTTCTTTCTTAGTTTTTTCTCCGGCACAGCGGCGGGGACAATGTGGCGGTTTGATCTGGCGCTCGCCGGAGCACTTGTCTTGGCGGGGATAATTTTCTGGTTCAGCCATATTTTCTATTACCGGAGTCGGTCGAGGGTGCTTTTTTTGGCAACGATTTTCTGTTTCACTTTTGGGCTGGCGGCGATGCGGGGGACGCTTTCTCTTGGTCCTGTATCACGCCCGCTTGATGTTTTTGTGGGAGAGAAGGTGCAGTTGTCGGGTTTAATCTCTGCCGAGCCAGATGAACGGGAGAAAACGGTAAGGCTCACTTTCACTCCCGATCATTCAGATGAGAAAATTATGTTGGTGGCCGGGAAATATCCGGCGCATTTCTACGGTGAGCGGTTAGTGGTGAGGGGAAAATTGGACAAGCCAGAAAACTTTGAAACAGATACCGGGCGGGAGTTTGACTACATTAATTATCTGGCAAAAGACGAGGTTTATTATTTGATCAATCGGCCAGAGTTGGAATCACTTGGCGCGAGTGGGAGCTGGCTGGTGTCCGCGCGGGGACAGTTATTTCGTTTCAAAAACTTTTTTCTGACTCGTCTCACTTCTGTTTTGCCGGAACCGCACGCCTCACTTCTCGGTGGGATTGTGATTGGGGCGAAACGCGGTTTACCGGATGAATGGCAGGATCGTTTCCGTGTCGTTGGTCTCTCTCATGTCGTGGTCCTTTCTGGCTATAACATCACGATTGTTTCTGAGGCGGTGCTGAAAGTATTTGCCTTCCTGCCGATGCTCTGGGGTCTTGCTGGTGGTGCTGGAGCAATTCTTCTCTTCACTCTGGCGACCGGCGCCTCAACTACCGCTGTGCGCGCGGCGATTATGGCCTTGGTGGCTCTCCTTGCTCGGGCCACCGGGCGGGTTTATCAATCTCTTGACGCCTTATTTCTCGCCGCGTTTCTAATGATTCTGATTCAGCCGAAAGTTTTACTTTTTGATATCAGTTTTCAGCTTTCATTCCTCGCGACGTTTGGCATAATTGTTGGGCCACCAATTCTACAAAAGTATTTCCAGAAGGTGCCGGAGAGATTTGGTTTACGGGAAATGACAGTTACAACTATCTCGGCTCAACTTTTTGTTCTACCCTGGATTCTTTATAAGTTGGGTCAACTCTCGCTGGTGGCCTTGCCGCTCAATCTTCTTGTCCTCGCCTTCATTCCCTTCACTATGTTATTGGGTTTTCTCACTTTTGTTTTCGCCCCGTTTGCGTATCTGGCATATCTTTTTCTCGCCTATGACTTGTGGTTGGTAGAAATTTTCGCCGCCCTACCTTTCGCCGCCGTGAATATTTCTTATTTCCCGCTCTGGCTAGTTGCGCTGGTTTATCTTGCTTACTTCTGGTTTGGGTATAAAAAAAGGGCCCGTCGTTGA
- a CDS encoding MBL fold metallo-hydrolase, translating to MFSGQKKVKWILVFLLLFANFLVWQSVNGDRSRDFFTLAVLDVGQGDSIFIEDTAGHQILVDGGPDQSVLAELPKLMSVFDRSIDLLVLTHPHADHLTGLVEILKRYRVSGVLEAGAIYDSAIYDEWHRLLKEKNIPVVVARRGERVILADNSRLEVLAPSVSWQDRGAKNIHDSMVVTRLIVASSSVALLTGDMESDLEDRLLSDGTNLSAQILKVGHHGSKTSTGGSFLRAVAPKFAVISVARENRYGHPHPQTLGVLQNFGVEILRTDELGTITFRIDKSAGVVFLERGRFE from the coding sequence ATGTTTTCCGGACAAAAGAAGGTCAAATGGATTTTGGTTTTTCTTTTATTGTTTGCCAATTTTCTGGTTTGGCAAAGTGTAAATGGAGATAGAAGTCGCGATTTCTTCACTCTGGCGGTGCTTGATGTCGGACAAGGCGATAGCATTTTTATTGAAGATACCGCGGGGCATCAAATTCTGGTTGATGGCGGTCCCGATCAGAGTGTGCTTGCCGAATTACCAAAACTAATGTCTGTCTTCGACCGCTCAATTGATCTGCTCGTTCTCACTCACCCGCACGCGGATCACCTCACGGGTTTGGTGGAAATCCTTAAGCGTTATCGGGTGAGTGGTGTGCTGGAGGCGGGTGCGATTTATGACAGCGCTATCTATGACGAGTGGCATCGATTGCTTAAAGAAAAGAATATCCCCGTTGTTGTTGCTCGGCGGGGAGAGCGGGTTATTCTCGCTGATAATTCCAGACTAGAGGTGCTAGCTCCGTCTGTCAGTTGGCAGGATCGGGGAGCGAAAAATATTCACGATTCAATGGTTGTAACGAGGTTGATTGTGGCCAGTTCTTCCGTTGCCCTGCTGACCGGAGATATGGAGAGTGATTTGGAAGATAGACTACTCTCGGACGGAACTAATCTGTCGGCGCAAATTTTGAAGGTTGGGCACCACGGTTCCAAGACTTCTACGGGTGGAAGTTTTCTCCGCGCAGTAGCACCGAAATTTGCCGTCATCTCGGTTGCGCGAGAAAATCGGTATGGTCACCCTCACCCCCAAACTCTAGGGGTTTTACAAAATTTTGGAGTAGAAATTCTGCGAACCGACGAACTGGGGACGATTACTTTCCGGATAGATAAATCGGCTGGTGTTGTTTTTCTTGAGAGGGGGCGATTCGAATAA
- a CDS encoding site-2 protease family protein has protein sequence MQPLDPIFLIVVLVMSVVIHEVSHGYVADLLGDPTARLAGRLTLNPLKHLDWLGSVIVPLFLYLLPGGLMFGWAKPVPYNPYNLRAGRWGPAYVALAGPASNLLIALIFGLSLRNGLLPGSAVSFVATLVLINLMLAMFNLIPIPPLDGSKVLFAVLPNSLNWLEEWWLRHQLFILIIFIWLISSTTLLERLVFGLFRLVAVG, from the coding sequence ATGCAACCGCTTGATCCAATTTTTCTCATCGTTGTTCTCGTTATGTCGGTGGTAATCCACGAGGTGTCACACGGTTATGTTGCTGATCTGCTTGGCGACCCGACGGCTCGTCTTGCCGGACGCCTGACCCTTAATCCGCTGAAGCATCTCGACTGGCTCGGCTCTGTCATTGTCCCTCTTTTTCTCTATCTCTTGCCTGGCGGCTTGATGTTTGGCTGGGCCAAGCCAGTACCCTATAACCCTTATAATCTCCGGGCTGGTCGTTGGGGCCCGGCTTATGTGGCGCTGGCCGGCCCGGCTTCTAATCTCTTAATTGCTTTAATATTTGGTTTGTCATTGCGAAACGGTTTATTGCCGGGGAGTGCGGTGTCTTTTGTGGCGACTCTTGTGCTGATCAATTTAATGCTCGCGATGTTTAACCTGATACCCATTCCACCCCTCGATGGTTCAAAGGTGCTTTTCGCCGTCTTGCCAAACTCTCTGAATTGGTTGGAGGAGTGGTGGCTGCGGCATCAATTATTTATCCTTATTATATTTATTTGGCTCATATCATCGACAACCCTGTTAGAGCGTCTGGTTTTTGGTCTATTCCGTTTAGTTGCCGTTGGTTAG
- a CDS encoding PKD domain-containing protein: MRKQLWLLALVGFAILPLSVEAETNLRGVLEEVALRLGLPKSQLSLVSFSPNFPPVINSLVGEKVLKVKETGRWTLGATDPEGGSMAYTFSWGDSINVEKTKPARFPGQVEQFITFNHAYTQPGSYTINALVTDDTGQMSKKSVIVEVR, encoded by the coding sequence ATGAGAAAACAGTTATGGCTATTGGCATTGGTCGGGTTTGCAATTCTGCCTTTGTCGGTGGAGGCGGAAACTAACTTGCGTGGTGTCTTGGAAGAAGTAGCTCTTCGTCTCGGTCTTCCAAAATCCCAGCTTTCCCTGGTTTCCTTCTCTCCAAATTTTCCACCAGTAATTAATAGTTTGGTAGGAGAGAAGGTCTTAAAAGTAAAAGAGACCGGTCGTTGGACACTCGGCGCAACGGATCCGGAGGGTGGCTCAATGGCTTACACTTTCTCTTGGGGCGACAGTATTAATGTCGAGAAAACTAAGCCAGCCCGTTTTCCCGGCCAAGTCGAGCAGTTCATTACTTTCAACCACGCCTACACACAGCCCGGTTCTTATACGATAAATGCCTTGGTGACGGATGATACAGGTCAAATGAGCAAGAAGTCAGTGATTGTGGAAGTGAGATAA
- the rpsL gene encoding 30S ribosomal protein S12, whose product MSTINQLVRRKRQIIRRKTTSVAMSLGFNNLKNRPVFYPAPFKRGVCTQVKTTTPKKPNSAIRKIARVRLTNGMEVTAYIPGIGHKLQEHSVVMIRGGRVKDLPGVRYHIVRGRLDAEGVENRKKGRSLYGVKRPK is encoded by the coding sequence ATGTCTACAATCAATCAATTAGTCAGACGCAAGCGTCAAATTATCCGCCGGAAAACTACTTCGGTGGCGATGTCGCTTGGTTTCAATAATCTCAAGAATCGACCGGTCTTTTATCCCGCGCCTTTTAAGCGCGGTGTTTGTACCCAGGTTAAGACAACTACACCGAAGAAACCAAACTCCGCAATCCGTAAAATTGCCCGGGTTCGACTCACAAACGGTATGGAAGTGACAGCCTACATCCCCGGAATCGGTCATAAGTTGCAAGAGCACTCGGTGGTGATGATCCGTGGCGGGAGAGTGAAAGATTTACCGGGTGTTCGTTATCATATTGTGCGAGGACGGCTGGATGCCGAGGGAGTGGAGAATCGGAAGAAGGGACGTTCGCTTTATGGTGTTAAGCGGCCCAAATAA